A genome region from uncultured Methanobrevibacter sp. includes the following:
- the pth2 gene encoding aminoacyl-tRNA hydrolase — MKQVMIVRTDLKMRKGKIAAQCCHGAIGAYKKSPADKIRKWENEAYAKVVLKVKTLEELTELKKIADKKGIANYLVVDAGRTQIPTSSVTVLALGPDEDEILDEITGDLKLL, encoded by the coding sequence ATGAAACAAGTTATGATTGTAAGAACAGATTTAAAAATGCGTAAGGGAAAAATTGCCGCTCAGTGCTGTCACGGAGCTATTGGTGCATATAAAAAATCACCGGCAGATAAAATTAGAAAATGGGAAAATGAAGCTTATGCAAAAGTAGTTTTAAAAGTTAAGACATTAGAGGAATTAACCGAGCTTAAAAAAATTGCAGATAAAAAAGGTATTGCTAATTATTTGGTAGTTGATGCTGGAAGGACACAGATACCTACATCAAGCGTTACCGTTTTGGCACTCGGGCCGGATGAAGATGAAATCCTTGATGAAATAACAGGAGATTTGAAACTTTTATAA